ATCGCTCTCACGCTGACTGAGGCCCAGTCGGGCACCGGGCCAGCCGCCCAGATCCCTGGAGCGGCCCATGGCAAGGGCCAGCCGGGAAGCGAGGGTCGGATCGATCACCACCTGCCCGTCGCGCGCGCGCTCGAGGTGATGGACCAGCTCGACCGCTCCCAGCGACTTCAGCAGGTAACCAGCGGATCCTGCCCGGAGAGCCTCGAACATGCGACG
This sequence is a window from Acidimicrobiales bacterium. Protein-coding genes within it:
- a CDS encoding response regulator transcription factor, whose protein sequence is RRMFEALRAGSAGYLLKSLGAVELVHHLERARDGQVVIDPTLASRLALAMGRSRDLGGWPGARLGLSQRESDVLALLVDGLANREIAERLFVGQETVKTHLHSLYRKLEVRDRAGAVGLALRDGIFN